The DNA region TCGACCGTATTGAGCGCGGCGGAGAAAATCGTGTGATAGGCGAAGTCGATGCCGGCGATGTTGTTGCGCATATCGTCCAGCGAGGTGCCGCTGATGCGCGACTCGCCGCCATCGGCTTTGCTTTCGCCGACTTCGTAAGCAAGCCGCACGGTGCCATCCAGGAGACCTTGCGGCGTCAGCTTGATATCCTTGAGCTTGCCGTGAAGATCGTTCAGGTGCTCGACCAGGCCCGTCGCATCGGTAGCGACGTCGGTACTACCCGCTCCAAACAGTTTCGCCTCGATGGCGTGAAACCCGCTGTCCGCGTTCGGCCAGGCGTCGATCTGCGCATCGAGCTCTGGGACGAAGCCTGCGGTAAACACCTCCGAGCGCTCCCAGCCGGCGCGCGCCGACAGCCAGGCCTTCCGTGCACCGGGCAAGTCCGCCGCAGCGGCGCGCTCGCGCAACGCACGTGCACCCGCCAGCGCACTGGCAACGCCCTCGATCAGATACGGCCGATAGCGCTCGGCGCCGTCCTCGAGAGCGCCCGCATTCGCGGTGCGCACGCCTGCCGACGCTGCCAGCAAAGCAAGGCACGCCGCCACTCGCATCTTGTGCATAGCCAACCCACTCGTCTGCCGCAAAGGGCTCGCGGCACGTAATCGGCCGAACTATTGTCGGTATCCTATGCGGATTTGTGACAGCGCAGACTTTTTGTCGCATCTTTTCTGCTTCGCGATCGTTGTTGACGATCACAATCCCGCAAACGCATTGCTCGATTGAAAATGCACTGTTCAACGCGCGCGAGTTGTTGCAACACAGAGTGTTCACGCGTCACACTTGTCCCGCCACCATGCCAATCGATCGCGAAGCTCTTTATTTCATTGCATCTTACGGCGCGCTTTGCGTGCTGTGCTGCACCGTCGCGCTGATCGATCTGCGCCACGGCATCATTCCCGATTGGCTGAATCTTGCGATCGCGGCACTCGGTCTTGCACATGTCGTCATCACTGAAAGCACGACAGCCGCGCTCAGTGCGATGGCGATCGCCGCTCTCGTCGGCGCCCTGTTCTTTCTGTTGCAGCGCCTCTACTTCGCCTTGCGGCACGTGGACGGCTTGGGACTGGGCGACGTCAAGTTTCTTGCCGCCGCAACGATCTGGGTCGGCGCGGCGGGAATTCCGACCTTGCTGCTGATCGCGGCGCTCGCAGCACTTGCTGTCGCCGGCAGCCTGCAACTCGCAGGACACGAGATGAAACGCCAGACGTCGATCCCGTTCGGTCCTTTTCTTGCGCTCGGACTTCTCCTGACGCCGGCCCTGCAGAGCTGGCTGGGATTGAACTAGCGCGGGATCGAGATCGCAGTCACCGCTGGATCCGCGCAGCCAACGGCCTCCGGTCGGTACTGACCGGAACGAGGCGGACATCG from Bradyrhizobium sp. B124 includes:
- a CDS encoding EfeM/EfeO family lipoprotein, with protein sequence MHKMRVAACLALLAASAGVRTANAGALEDGAERYRPYLIEGVASALAGARALRERAAAADLPGARKAWLSARAGWERSEVFTAGFVPELDAQIDAWPNADSGFHAIEAKLFGAGSTDVATDATGLVEHLNDLHGKLKDIKLTPQGLLDGTVRLAYEVGESKADGGESRISGTSLDDMRNNIAGIDFAYHTIFSAALNTVDGKLDEMVTNRIEQLEAIVATPDLPHVNIADLRQTSEELVVALQSASAKLGLQRPTLEAQAR
- a CDS encoding A24 family peptidase, with product MTAQTFCRIFSASRSLLTITIPQTHCSIENALFNARELLQHRVFTRHTCPATMPIDREALYFIASYGALCVLCCTVALIDLRHGIIPDWLNLAIAALGLAHVVITESTTAALSAMAIAALVGALFFLLQRLYFALRHVDGLGLGDVKFLAAATIWVGAAGIPTLLLIAALAALAVAGSLQLAGHEMKRQTSIPFGPFLALGLLLTPALQSWLGLN